In one Mucilaginibacter sp. PAMB04168 genomic region, the following are encoded:
- a CDS encoding MG2 domain-containing protein, translating to MKRIINCVAFALLWVTVLPVFAQNQGPQKEVKLFFEKVYLHTDRQLYAPGDDIWFKAYLLNAQTNQPLNTSKNLYVELITPANKIAAREIIALTEGLGKGDFKLRDSLAAGSYRLRAYTNWMRNFGDNFVFEKPITIISTNSPAKTTTQATGTARIQFLPEGGSLVEGLGSIIAVKAEMQNGQGVGLRGAILSSQGDTVAHFSTDSLGMGLFTLLPFAGQTYQVKILNGMQVLPPVFPKPLSSGLTLKVLRKDTATYAVITCNEKAIPIYTAQTLTLKARSFGRLTYQQSFQLKGNTAVIAIPSGQLPAGIASLTLYDGEQKPNCERLMYIDNKQNANLMIKTDKPDYTKREKVVLDINTTDNQGHSVPTHFSLTAVDATTVPADESNIIAYLMLQSELRGTIKHAARYFDTTNVQRQKQLDLLLLTHGWRDFIWKRLADTTLRIAYIPEQGISLSGSVKLPKQGTPITGANITLIAPKAVNGRLFSAQTNAQGKYFFDNMQLYGSQSLRLNAKDIKGKSIGLISLDSLNANYPDIKNTSPDLNSPAVTATKAEALLKQATLTKQRSLSDTLIRLKEVEVKNKPKQVLRDRTITDFGYKDEVLTVTKDDYRYNTLRDYIQFASKQARVDASSNRLYFMADGQKVPPRIVLNNREAMFSENDPDDVIDLISNSYYDLPVTAIEKVVIKKAIGGPSLLVANTEGSAATAAALRPAGASASSLNLGVVFIIYITLKPQALRSPEPGAMQAAVNGYYEARTFYSPAYNPSVPDSRQDLRATLHWEPNGNTNASGHSAITFFNTDNKTTVRVIVQGITSTGIPVAAVKTYTVK from the coding sequence GTGAAAAGAATTATCAACTGTGTTGCCTTTGCACTGCTATGGGTAACTGTCCTGCCTGTGTTTGCACAAAACCAAGGGCCTCAAAAGGAGGTAAAACTGTTTTTTGAAAAAGTTTACCTGCATACAGACAGGCAACTTTATGCCCCTGGAGACGATATTTGGTTTAAAGCTTACCTGCTAAATGCACAAACTAACCAACCGCTAAACACCAGCAAAAACCTTTATGTTGAGCTTATTACCCCGGCCAACAAAATAGCTGCCCGCGAAATTATTGCTCTGACAGAAGGCTTGGGCAAAGGCGACTTTAAACTGCGCGATTCCTTAGCAGCAGGCAGCTACCGGCTCAGGGCTTATACCAATTGGATGCGCAACTTTGGCGATAACTTTGTGTTTGAAAAACCTATAACAATTATCAGTACAAACAGCCCTGCTAAAACCACCACCCAGGCAACAGGTACAGCTCGCATCCAGTTTTTGCCCGAAGGCGGCTCACTGGTAGAAGGTTTAGGATCTATAATAGCAGTTAAGGCCGAAATGCAGAACGGGCAGGGCGTAGGTTTGCGGGGTGCAATCTTATCATCACAGGGCGATACGGTTGCGCATTTTAGTACCGACAGCCTGGGTATGGGTCTATTTACCCTGCTGCCATTTGCCGGCCAGACCTATCAGGTTAAGATACTTAATGGCATGCAGGTGTTACCGCCGGTTTTTCCTAAACCGCTAAGCAGCGGGCTTACTTTAAAGGTGTTGCGAAAAGATACCGCTACATACGCTGTTATTACCTGTAATGAAAAGGCTATACCTATATATACAGCCCAAACCTTAACGCTTAAGGCCCGCAGCTTTGGCCGGCTTACCTACCAGCAAAGCTTTCAGCTCAAAGGCAACACGGCTGTAATTGCTATTCCTTCCGGCCAGTTACCAGCTGGCATTGCCAGCCTTACCTTGTATGACGGCGAACAAAAACCTAACTGCGAAAGGCTAATGTATATTGATAACAAACAAAACGCCAACCTTATGATTAAAACCGATAAACCAGATTACACAAAGCGTGAAAAGGTGGTTTTAGACATTAACACAACTGACAACCAAGGCCATTCAGTACCGACTCATTTTTCGTTAACAGCAGTTGATGCAACCACCGTACCGGCTGATGAAAGTAATATTATAGCTTACTTAATGCTGCAATCAGAACTTAGAGGTACTATTAAACACGCTGCCCGTTATTTTGATACCACCAATGTACAGCGCCAAAAACAGCTCGACTTACTCCTGCTAACCCACGGCTGGCGCGACTTTATATGGAAACGCCTGGCTGATACCACCCTGCGCATAGCCTATATTCCTGAACAGGGCATCAGTTTATCAGGGTCCGTTAAACTGCCTAAACAAGGCACACCAATAACAGGCGCCAACATAACACTAATTGCACCTAAAGCAGTTAACGGCAGGTTGTTTTCGGCGCAAACCAACGCCCAGGGCAAGTACTTTTTCGACAACATGCAACTGTATGGCTCACAAAGCTTAAGGCTAAATGCCAAGGATATTAAGGGTAAGTCAATCGGCCTTATTTCCTTAGACTCCTTAAATGCCAATTATCCGGATATTAAGAACACATCTCCGGATTTAAACAGCCCTGCGGTTACTGCAACTAAGGCCGAGGCCCTGCTTAAGCAAGCAACGCTAACTAAGCAACGCAGCCTGAGCGATACCCTGATACGGCTAAAAGAAGTTGAAGTAAAAAACAAGCCCAAACAAGTTTTGCGCGACCGTACCATTACCGATTTTGGTTACAAAGATGAAGTGCTTACCGTTACCAAAGATGATTACAGGTACAATACCCTGCGCGACTATATCCAGTTTGCTTCTAAGCAAGCACGCGTAGATGCCAGCTCCAATCGACTTTATTTTATGGCCGATGGCCAAAAAGTTCCGCCACGTATTGTACTGAATAATCGGGAAGCCATGTTTTCAGAGAATGACCCGGATGACGTGATCGACCTGATATCGAACTCTTATTACGATTTGCCTGTAACCGCCATTGAAAAGGTTGTTATAAAGAAAGCAATTGGCGGCCCCTCTTTATTAGTTGCAAATACCGAAGGCTCTGCCGCTACTGCCGCCGCACTCCGGCCGGCAGGTGCCAGTGCATCGTCTTTAAACTTAGGCGTGGTTTTTATCATTTACATCACCCTTAAACCCCAAGCGCTAAGATCGCCTGAACCAGGCGCTATGCAGGCCGCAGTAAATGGCTATTACGAAGCGCGTACTTTTTACAGCCCCGCCTATAATCCATCGGTTCCGGACAGCCGTCAAGACTTACGGGCTACCTTACATTGGGAGCCCAACGGCAATACTAATGCAAGCGGCCATAGCGCCATAACTTTTTTTAATACCGACAACAAAACAACCGTACGGGTAATAGTACAAGGGATAACCAGTACCGGCATACCAGTGGCAGCTGTAAAAACTTACACTGTTAAATAA